One Cardiocondyla obscurior isolate alpha-2009 linkage group LG11, Cobs3.1, whole genome shotgun sequence DNA segment encodes these proteins:
- the LOC139106636 gene encoding copper homeostasis protein cutC homolog: MEICIDSIESARNAVDGGASRLEVCSALSEGGLTPSPGLINQIQTFATIPLYAMIRVRSGDFVYSTEEINAMELDLKILKDHRVDGFVFGALTPDDEIDVAACKRILAAAHPLPVTFHRAFDLTTYPLKSMDLLDDLGFARILTSGQRSSAAEGLELIRTLVLRTRKLTIMPGAGITRDNIREIIKSGAKEFHASAKKKKMTARNANRIRMGANEDDFVNVTDKELVRELVEIVKKECATS; the protein is encoded by the coding sequence atgGAAATCTGTATCGATTCTATAGAATCGGCTAGAAACGCGGTGGACGGCGGCGCCAGCAGGCTGGAAGTTTGCTCGGCGTTATCAGAGGGTGGTTTAACGCCCAGCCCCGGTCTGATTAATCAAATACAAACCTTCGCGACAATTCCGCTCTACGCCATGATCCGCGTTCGATCTGGCGACTTCGTCTACAGTACCGAGGAAATTAATGCCATGGAACTCGATTTAAAGATTCTCAAGGATCATCGCGTCGATGGGTTCGTCTTCGGCGCGTTGACGCCCGACGACGAGATCGACGTCGCTGCGTGCAAGAGAATACTTGCCGCCGCTCATCCATTACCGGTTACGTTTCATCGCGCCTTCGATCTGACGACCTACCCCCTCAAGTCAATGGACCTTCTCGACGACCTCGGCTTCGCGCGAATTCTGACGTCGGGACAAAGGAGCAGCGCCGCGGAGGGATTGGAGCTGATAAGAACCCTGGTTCTGAGAACCCGGAAGCTGACGATCATGCCTGGAGCTGGTATCACGAGGGACAACATTCGCGAGATTATTAAGTCCGGCGCTAAAGAATTCCACGCGTcggcgaagaagaagaaaatgacGGCGCGAAACGCGAACAGAATCAGGATGGGCGCTAATGAAGACGACTTTGTTAACGTAACCGACAAGGAGCTCGTGAGGGAGTTAGTTGAAATCGTTAAGAAAGAATGTGCCACCTCGTAG